A single genomic interval of uncultured Sunxiuqinia sp. harbors:
- a CDS encoding two-component regulator propeller domain-containing protein: MVKLDLMYEEPMRYKYFLLIFITIIELIIPFKSDGKIDNVQFYNLNEEYGISIRETNQVLRDNYGFVWISSKMGVVRYSQDDIRTYQLPFDSEDIITVNLVYKNETLFAYTNNGQILKYNSIQDKFKMIVNISKLLKNPYIVVNKILVDERDRIWLSTTFGLYSYSKETGLKSHEQGQIQHVEWFDETHFFYAVNGKIKLYNVEDFSNSDYYAFPSETKYNVSYLFYDYEYSTLWIGTLADGLFYLNKEDGNFKLKSIPEIPDQPVLAIEENSDSTFLIGVDGQGVWEVNKFEGRILNIYKEDANDPTSLKGNGVYDIYCDQENRVWVCTYSGGVSFFDQANPYVTQISHVINNPNSLVNNDVNSVFQDSDGKIWFATNNGVSCWDVSSNRWKSFFHNKKEQAQVFLSIYGDKQGRIWAGTYSSGVYVIDSKTGIQLAHYSSSETEKVFDCDFVFDIYEDSQGNIWIGGVQSDLICYQVSDNKFISYPDLFAYTIREYETNKILIGTTYGLVLLNKISGKVINLVEGYIVRDFHVDDDLVWLCTSGDGLIQYNFKSRETKKYTVESGLPSNFVNGITKSDGYLWMGTENGMCRLNPADNSIHTFNSIIPLASVSFNANSHFCLDNGRLLIWGTSNGAVIFDPKAIQVSQSKGQIYYQDLLISGQSIRDSAVYNLEKPLDSLKNLSLKYYQNTISIELIPIEVNSSGSKFSWKLDGLDQEWSKPSSNRILSYSNIPSDQYSLRIRMYDSSLSNIIAERSLNLKIVPPFWNTWWFRAVAFLFAGGVALLLLIYYIDRLKKEHSEEKIRFFANTAHDIRTSLTLIKGPVEELNKESGLSNKGLDYLHLATEQTQRLAKVVTQLMDFQKVDVGKERLTLKLTDIVEIIENRVMMFESLAKTKNIRLKFVSNQTKFVTAVDEGMIEKVIDNLISNAIKYSFPETQVKVKLDCLKSKWTLVVQDQGIGIGRKAQKQLFKEFYRGDNAINSKIVGSGIGLLLVKNYVNLHGGKVSCESQENTGSTFEVVIPVSTMDERKDYNTERERRVILRTAGSDKLVSQTLSEVDTSSAQKMKVLIVEDHEYLREFLKSAMDSEFFIKIAENGEAAWQLIQKEAPDLIVSDIMMPKMDGYDFCRKIKETYETSHIPIILLTALSGKAEHLRGLGLGADDYLTKPFDVTLLKQRIKTIIQNRELIRDRALKIIKYNEEDNAILDNELNDQFVKKMVEIVRQNIGNSEFSKDDFASAMNVSPSLLYKKVKSLTNQSPTDFIKSIRLDYALDLIHSKKYTITEISELCGFSSVGYFSTVFRKHYGKSPTQVV, translated from the coding sequence TTAAATCTGATGGAAAAATAGATAATGTACAATTCTACAATTTGAACGAAGAATATGGGATCTCAATTCGGGAAACCAATCAGGTTTTGAGAGACAATTATGGATTTGTTTGGATTTCATCAAAAATGGGGGTTGTTCGGTATAGTCAAGATGATATTAGAACCTATCAGCTTCCGTTTGATTCAGAAGATATTATTACGGTTAATCTTGTGTATAAAAATGAAACCCTGTTTGCTTACACCAATAATGGTCAGATTTTGAAGTATAACTCGATTCAGGATAAGTTTAAGATGATTGTGAACATATCTAAGCTATTGAAGAATCCATATATTGTAGTAAATAAGATATTAGTTGATGAAAGGGATCGGATTTGGTTGTCAACTACTTTTGGCCTATATAGCTACAGCAAGGAGACAGGGCTGAAATCTCATGAACAAGGGCAAATTCAGCATGTGGAATGGTTTGATGAAACTCATTTTTTTTATGCAGTGAATGGAAAAATTAAGCTTTACAATGTAGAAGACTTTTCAAATTCCGACTATTACGCTTTTCCTTCGGAAACTAAATACAATGTTTCCTATTTATTTTATGATTATGAATATAGTACCTTGTGGATTGGGACGCTTGCTGATGGGCTTTTCTATCTGAATAAAGAGGATGGAAATTTCAAACTCAAAAGTATACCAGAGATTCCGGATCAGCCTGTTTTAGCGATCGAGGAGAATTCCGATTCGACATTTTTGATTGGGGTTGATGGGCAAGGAGTTTGGGAAGTCAATAAGTTTGAAGGTAGGATTTTAAATATTTACAAAGAAGATGCAAATGACCCGACTTCCCTAAAAGGAAATGGTGTGTATGATATATATTGTGACCAGGAAAATCGTGTGTGGGTATGTACTTATAGTGGAGGAGTGTCATTCTTCGATCAGGCTAATCCTTACGTAACTCAGATAAGTCATGTTATTAATAATCCAAACTCCTTAGTTAATAACGACGTTAATAGCGTTTTTCAGGATAGTGACGGGAAAATTTGGTTTGCGACTAATAATGGTGTTAGCTGTTGGGATGTTTCGAGCAACCGTTGGAAGTCATTTTTCCATAACAAGAAGGAGCAGGCACAGGTTTTTCTCTCCATCTATGGAGATAAGCAGGGGCGCATATGGGCCGGAACATATTCTTCAGGAGTTTATGTTATTGATAGTAAGACTGGTATTCAGTTAGCTCACTATTCTTCAAGTGAAACAGAAAAAGTATTTGATTGTGATTTTGTTTTCGATATCTATGAAGATAGTCAAGGAAATATTTGGATTGGAGGAGTTCAGTCAGATTTAATTTGTTATCAGGTTTCAGATAATAAATTCATTTCATACCCCGATTTATTTGCTTATACAATAAGGGAATATGAAACGAATAAAATATTAATAGGAACGACCTATGGGTTAGTGTTGTTAAATAAAATCTCAGGAAAGGTTATTAACTTGGTTGAGGGGTATATAGTCCGTGACTTTCATGTCGATGATGATTTAGTTTGGCTTTGCACAAGTGGAGATGGGCTTATCCAATACAATTTCAAAAGTAGGGAAACGAAAAAGTATACTGTAGAATCCGGATTACCTTCAAATTTTGTAAACGGTATTACGAAATCCGATGGTTATTTGTGGATGGGAACGGAGAATGGGATGTGTCGTTTAAATCCAGCCGATAACAGTATTCATACTTTTAATTCAATAATACCGCTTGCGAGCGTATCATTTAATGCAAATTCTCATTTCTGTTTGGACAATGGAAGGTTGTTGATTTGGGGAACGAGTAACGGAGCTGTCATATTTGATCCTAAAGCGATTCAAGTGTCGCAGTCTAAAGGACAGATTTATTACCAGGATTTACTCATATCCGGACAATCAATTCGTGATTCAGCAGTATACAATTTAGAAAAGCCATTGGATAGCTTGAAAAACTTGTCTCTTAAGTATTACCAGAATACCATAAGCATAGAATTGATTCCTATAGAAGTTAACTCTTCAGGATCAAAATTTTCGTGGAAGCTAGATGGTTTAGATCAAGAGTGGAGTAAACCATCAAGTAATAGGATTCTGTCGTATTCTAACATTCCGAGCGATCAATATTCTCTTCGGATTCGCATGTATGATAGTTCTCTAAGTAACATTATTGCAGAACGTTCTTTAAATTTAAAAATAGTTCCACCATTTTGGAATACATGGTGGTTTAGAGCAGTCGCATTTTTGTTCGCAGGAGGAGTGGCGTTATTGCTTTTAATCTATTACATTGATCGCTTAAAAAAAGAACACTCAGAAGAGAAAATTCGATTCTTCGCGAATACTGCCCACGATATAAGGACTTCACTTACCCTTATAAAAGGGCCTGTTGAGGAGTTGAATAAGGAATCGGGGTTGTCGAATAAAGGGCTGGACTATTTGCACCTTGCTACCGAACAGACACAACGACTAGCGAAGGTTGTTACTCAGTTAATGGATTTTCAAAAAGTCGATGTGGGTAAGGAGAGATTAACATTAAAGTTGACGGATATTGTTGAGATTATTGAGAATAGAGTCATGATGTTTGAATCGTTAGCAAAAACAAAAAATATTCGACTGAAATTTGTCTCAAATCAGACTAAATTTGTCACTGCGGTAGATGAAGGAATGATTGAAAAAGTGATCGATAATCTTATTTCTAATGCAATAAAATATTCCTTCCCGGAAACGCAAGTCAAGGTAAAACTAGATTGTTTAAAGAGTAAGTGGACTTTAGTGGTTCAAGATCAGGGTATCGGGATTGGTCGAAAAGCTCAAAAACAATTGTTCAAAGAGTTTTATAGAGGAGATAACGCGATTAATTCAAAAATTGTGGGGTCTGGAATTGGATTGCTGCTCGTAAAGAATTATGTGAATCTGCATGGAGGGAAAGTTAGTTGCGAAAGCCAAGAAAATACTGGTTCTACATTTGAGGTAGTGATTCCAGTGAGTACAATGGACGAAAGAAAGGATTATAATACAGAGAGAGAAAGACGAGTTATATTACGAACAGCTGGTAGTGATAAACTCGTCTCACAAACATTAAGCGAAGTCGACACGTCATCTGCACAAAAAATGAAAGTACTGATAGTCGAAGACCACGAATACTTGAGAGAGTTTCTAAAGTCTGCTATGGATTCTGAGTTTTTCATAAAAATAGCAGAAAACGGAGAAGCTGCATGGCAACTGATTCAAAAAGAGGCACCAGATCTTATCGTTTCAGATATCATGATGCCCAAAATGGATGGATACGATTTCTGTAGAAAGATTAAAGAGACTTATGAAACTTCACATATCCCAATTATATTGTTGACAGCCCTAAGTGGTAAAGCAGAACACTTAAGAGGTTTAGGGTTAGGAGCAGATGACTACTTGACAAAACCATTTGACGTTACATTACTGAAGCAACGAATCAAAACGATCATTCAAAATAGAGAGCTTATCAGAGATCGGGCATTGAAAATTATCAAATATAACGAAGAGGATAACGCAATTCTGGACAATGAGTTGAATGATCAGTTTGTAAAAAAGATGGTTGAGATTGTTCGTCAGAATATAGGAAATTCTGAGTTTTCCAAAGATGATTTTGCTTCTGCAATGAATGTAAGTCCTTCGCTGCTATATAAAAAGGTAAAATCACTAACCAATCAATCACCTACAGATTTTATAAAATCGATTAGACTCGATTACGCTCTTGATTTGATCCATTCTAAAAAATATACGATTACTGAAATTAGTGAGCTGTGTGGGTTTTCAAGTGTTGGTTATTTTAGTACGGTTTTTCGTAAACACTATGGGAAATCTCCAACTCAAGTTGTGTAG
- a CDS encoding glycoside hydrolase family 43 protein — protein sequence MKKEISIAIISGVVLMIGFTASLLSCQSISADDNPQFVSDSLVAHFDYFTYKGEDDFYKNNPLPDDDYYYNPILPGWYSDPSICSNGKDYFMVTSTFSYYPGVPIFHSTDMLNWKQIGHVLDRPYQLPLIGQRTSEGIFAPAISYNPHNKTYYMITTNIRKGNFFVKTKDPFESWSDPIWLPDVHGIDPSFFFDEDGKAYIVNNDVPDGGSSYEGHRAIRIIQFDVEKEKTFGSSIMLVNGGVDLSEKPIWIEGPHLYKINNSYYLMCAEGGTSVDHREVIFKGDSPLGEFDPWDKNPMLTQRHLDPNRALPITCAGHADLIQKDNGQWWSVFLACRPIDNQFENLGRETFMLPVRWGNDGFPYLTKDEEEIPRIVRMEGVKRDSTATFGNFEKKEDFNKPQLGLDWMSLRGPGDQLYSLKQNPGFLTLKCADIASNELRTPSFIGRRLQHHKFECTTNMYFNPKTDSESAGVLLYKDEGHQYFLAVGRTDGKKKINLLKIESNQVELLASQDLIEENTRMKVKVVSTGGDFRFLYASSNQDWKLLAEGVDASFLSTAESYGFTGTVIGVYASNKPYFQKTLKHQE from the coding sequence ATGAAGAAGGAAATCTCCATTGCTATTATTAGTGGAGTTGTGCTTATGATTGGGTTTACTGCCTCTCTTTTATCTTGCCAGTCAATTTCTGCCGACGACAACCCACAATTTGTGTCGGATAGTTTAGTCGCTCATTTTGATTATTTTACCTATAAAGGGGAAGATGATTTTTATAAGAATAATCCATTGCCGGATGATGATTATTATTATAACCCTATTTTGCCTGGCTGGTATTCAGACCCTAGTATCTGTAGCAACGGGAAAGACTATTTTATGGTGACGTCTACTTTCTCGTACTATCCAGGAGTACCCATTTTCCACAGTACGGATATGCTTAACTGGAAGCAGATCGGTCACGTGCTCGATCGTCCCTATCAACTACCTCTTATTGGACAGCGGACAAGTGAAGGGATTTTTGCTCCAGCGATCAGTTATAATCCTCACAATAAAACCTATTACATGATCACAACTAATATTCGAAAGGGTAATTTCTTTGTCAAAACCAAAGACCCGTTCGAATCATGGTCTGATCCTATTTGGTTGCCCGACGTCCATGGGATTGATCCTTCGTTCTTTTTTGATGAGGACGGTAAGGCATACATTGTAAACAACGATGTTCCGGATGGCGGTTCTTCTTATGAAGGGCACCGGGCTATAAGAATTATTCAATTTGATGTCGAGAAAGAGAAAACATTCGGTTCAAGCATTATGTTGGTGAATGGCGGTGTTGATTTATCTGAGAAACCTATCTGGATTGAGGGACCTCACTTGTATAAAATTAACAATAGTTATTACTTGATGTGTGCAGAGGGTGGCACCTCTGTTGATCATCGTGAAGTCATATTTAAGGGTGATTCACCTCTAGGGGAATTTGACCCCTGGGATAAAAATCCAATGTTGACTCAAAGACATCTGGATCCTAATCGCGCACTACCGATTACTTGTGCAGGACATGCTGACTTAATTCAAAAAGATAACGGACAATGGTGGTCGGTATTTCTAGCTTGTCGTCCGATTGATAACCAATTTGAAAATCTGGGTCGTGAAACATTTATGTTGCCTGTGCGCTGGGGGAATGATGGTTTTCCTTATTTAACGAAAGACGAAGAGGAGATACCGCGGATTGTTCGAATGGAAGGAGTAAAAAGAGATTCTACTGCCACATTTGGGAATTTTGAAAAGAAGGAGGATTTCAACAAACCTCAATTGGGATTGGACTGGATGAGCTTAAGAGGTCCTGGCGATCAGCTATATTCCCTCAAGCAAAATCCAGGATTTCTAACGCTAAAGTGTGCAGATATAGCATCGAACGAGTTAAGAACTCCATCTTTCATCGGTCGGAGGCTACAACATCATAAATTTGAGTGTACCACGAATATGTATTTCAATCCCAAAACTGATTCTGAGTCAGCGGGCGTTTTATTATATAAGGATGAAGGTCATCAATATTTTTTAGCGGTAGGGAGAACTGACGGAAAAAAGAAAATCAACTTATTAAAAATTGAATCTAATCAGGTTGAATTGTTGGCCTCTCAGGATTTAATTGAGGAAAATACTCGAATGAAAGTTAAAGTAGTTTCGACTGGTGGTGACTTTCGTTTCTTATATGCTTCCAGTAATCAAGACTGGAAACTTCTTGCAGAAGGAGTTGATGCTTCCTTTTTATCAACGGCAGAGTCCTATGGCTTTACAGGGACTGTCATCGGGGTATATGCTTCAAACAAACCTTACTTTCAAAAAACACTAAAACATCAGGAATAA
- a CDS encoding TonB-dependent receptor, translating to MLLVAMMCTMSVFAQDTKQIEGVVLDSQRNPVIGATVRVKGSTTIGTATDFDGKFTLSLPTNNRVLVVSFIGMQGQEVNIGNKNSVKIILEESTTELEETVIVGYGQQKKESVVGAITQTTGDVLEKSGGVTNVGTALTGRLPGVITYTSTGQPGSEDPKIIIRTQSSWNNSDPLILVDGIERSMNDVDISSVESVSVLKDASATAVYGVRGANGVILITTKRGKQGKANIQVRANATMKIPSKLPSKYDSYDALILRNRAIERELGVSPVSWEEYTPLSIIDKYRNPTNLTEFERYPNVNWEDVLFKDFAMAYNASINVSGGTKIAKYFAAADFVNEGDLFKTIANGQGYQPGFSFNRINVRSNLDFQLTKTTTFSSNLFGSNGVQQMPWHFQGNAPWAAAYFTAPDAMQPVYESTGIWGFYFPHDANQPNSVFQLARSGIEKRTQTKVTTDFILKQDLRFILEGLKFEASYSIDNTFKEVDRGVEDGTYKTAQRMWVDPSTGEIIYDLPISASTQFDYTDQITWGTQAGSVDINATFRRQYYSTRLNYARDFGKHNVTALALFSREKYARGSEFSHFREDWVFRGTYNYAGKYFFEVNGAYNGSEKFGSEYRFAFFPSFSGGWMISEENFMESAWFLDMFKIRGSWGRIGDDAVGGRWLYADQWSYGGSALLGAISSNESPYVYFRNTSTGNPNISWETVEKRNIGADYSFFDGLIAGSFDYFNDHRTDILIGGSSRAIPTYFGGAVPTANLGEVKSSGYELEIRLSKKINQDLRLWANTNFTHATNEVVFADDPELYPDYQKGAGYAINQTMSYIDAGYLASWDDVLGSTNRQINNGVKLAGDYNIIDFNGDGLIDDYDKAPYGFTGVPQNTFSTTLGVDWKGLNFSMQFYGVSNVTREVLFPTFYQAKNSAYLEGSYWSVDDGGDVPLPRWIAAKGDEARGTRYWYDGSYMRLKTAEIGYTFTGGWINQAGMKSCKLYLSGNNLLLWTDMPDDRESNFGGDSRGGAYPTMRRVNLGVDITF from the coding sequence ATGCTTTTAGTAGCCATGATGTGTACTATGTCTGTTTTTGCGCAGGATACAAAACAAATAGAAGGTGTGGTACTAGATAGCCAAAGAAATCCTGTGATTGGAGCTACCGTCAGAGTCAAGGGGTCAACTACAATTGGAACTGCAACTGACTTTGACGGAAAATTCACTTTAAGTCTTCCTACAAATAATCGTGTTTTGGTCGTTTCTTTTATCGGGATGCAAGGACAAGAGGTTAATATAGGAAATAAAAATAGTGTAAAAATAATTCTGGAGGAGAGTACAACCGAATTAGAAGAAACGGTTATTGTTGGTTATGGCCAGCAGAAAAAAGAGAGTGTTGTAGGTGCTATTACTCAAACTACCGGAGATGTTCTTGAGAAATCGGGTGGTGTAACAAACGTTGGTACTGCGCTTACTGGAAGATTACCAGGTGTTATTACTTATACATCAACAGGACAGCCTGGTTCTGAAGATCCAAAGATTATTATTCGTACACAATCATCGTGGAATAACAGCGATCCGCTTATTCTTGTTGACGGAATTGAGCGTTCTATGAACGATGTTGATATTTCATCCGTGGAAAGTGTGTCTGTACTTAAAGATGCTTCTGCTACTGCTGTATATGGAGTGCGGGGTGCAAATGGAGTGATACTTATTACTACTAAGCGCGGAAAGCAAGGAAAGGCAAATATTCAAGTAAGGGCTAACGCTACGATGAAGATACCTTCAAAACTTCCATCGAAATATGATTCTTATGATGCGTTGATTTTACGCAACAGAGCTATCGAAAGAGAATTAGGCGTTTCTCCTGTAAGTTGGGAAGAATATACGCCATTGTCTATAATCGATAAATATCGCAATCCTACTAATCTTACAGAATTTGAAAGATACCCAAATGTTAATTGGGAAGATGTATTGTTTAAGGATTTTGCAATGGCGTATAATGCAAGTATAAATGTTTCCGGTGGAACAAAAATTGCCAAATATTTTGCGGCTGCTGATTTTGTTAACGAGGGGGACTTGTTTAAGACTATTGCAAATGGTCAGGGGTACCAACCTGGTTTTAGCTTCAATCGTATTAATGTTCGTAGTAACCTTGATTTTCAGTTGACAAAAACGACCACATTTAGTTCTAATCTATTTGGATCAAATGGAGTACAGCAAATGCCATGGCACTTTCAAGGTAACGCTCCATGGGCAGCGGCCTATTTTACTGCGCCAGATGCGATGCAACCCGTTTACGAATCTACGGGTATTTGGGGATTTTATTTCCCACATGATGCAAACCAACCAAACTCAGTATTTCAACTTGCTCGTAGCGGAATAGAAAAACGAACGCAAACAAAAGTTACAACTGATTTTATACTTAAACAAGACCTCAGGTTTATTCTAGAGGGTTTAAAATTTGAAGCATCATACTCGATTGATAATACTTTCAAGGAAGTAGATCGAGGAGTAGAAGATGGTACGTATAAAACGGCTCAGCGTATGTGGGTTGATCCTTCTACTGGTGAAATAATTTATGATTTACCGATAAGTGCATCAACACAATTTGATTATACCGACCAAATAACATGGGGTACCCAGGCGGGGAGCGTAGATATCAATGCTACATTTAGGCGTCAATATTATTCAACGCGCTTGAACTACGCTCGTGATTTTGGAAAGCACAATGTTACAGCCTTGGCCTTGTTTAGTCGCGAAAAATATGCTCGCGGTAGCGAATTTTCTCATTTTCGTGAAGATTGGGTATTTCGTGGCACCTATAATTATGCAGGAAAATATTTCTTTGAAGTTAACGGTGCGTACAACGGATCAGAAAAATTTGGATCAGAATATCGTTTTGCTTTCTTCCCATCATTCTCCGGTGGATGGATGATTTCTGAGGAAAATTTTATGGAATCTGCCTGGTTTTTGGATATGTTTAAAATAAGAGGTTCCTGGGGTAGAATTGGAGATGATGCTGTTGGTGGCCGTTGGTTGTATGCTGATCAATGGAGTTACGGAGGGAGTGCATTGTTAGGTGCAATATCTTCTAATGAGTCTCCATATGTATATTTTAGAAACACATCTACTGGAAACCCCAACATTTCTTGGGAAACTGTTGAAAAAAGAAATATTGGAGCTGATTATTCATTTTTTGATGGTCTAATTGCAGGTTCGTTTGATTATTTTAACGATCACAGAACTGACATTCTTATTGGTGGTTCATCTCGCGCTATACCTACATATTTTGGAGGGGCTGTACCAACAGCTAACCTCGGTGAGGTGAAAAGTTCGGGTTACGAACTTGAAATAAGGTTGAGCAAAAAAATTAATCAAGACCTCAGATTGTGGGCTAATACAAACTTTACACATGCTACGAATGAAGTTGTGTTTGCAGATGACCCTGAATTGTATCCTGACTATCAGAAAGGGGCTGGATATGCGATAAATCAAACGATGTCTTACATTGATGCCGGATATTTGGCAAGTTGGGATGATGTGCTCGGAAGTACCAATCGTCAGATCAACAATGGAGTAAAGTTGGCAGGCGATTACAATATAATTGACTTTAATGGTGACGGACTTATTGATGATTACGACAAAGCACCCTATGGGTTTACAGGTGTACCTCAAAATACTTTTAGTACAACATTAGGTGTTGACTGGAAAGGGTTAAATTTTTCGATGCAATTTTATGGTGTTTCTAATGTTACCAGAGAAGTTCTTTTTCCTACTTTTTACCAAGCAAAAAACAGTGCTTATCTCGAGGGGAGTTATTGGTCTGTTGATGATGGAGGCGATGTCCCTTTACCTAGGTGGATTGCAGCTAAAGGAGATGAAGCCCGAGGAACAAGGTACTGGTATGATGGTTCATATATGCGTTTGAAAACAGCCGAAATTGGATATACTTTTACTGGTGGTTGGATAAATCAGGCAGGTATGAAATCATGTAAATTATACCTAAGTGGTAATAATTTGCTCTTATGGACAGATATGCCCGACGATCGTGAAAGTAACTTTGGTGGAGACTCAAGGGGAGGTGCATATCCAACAATGCGTCGTGTTAATTTAGGTGTTGATATAACTTTCTAA
- a CDS encoding RagB/SusD family nutrient uptake outer membrane protein, giving the protein MNLRIKYMKMLVTTLLLAGLLGMVSCEDYLDKAPNSDISPTEPFENFRNFQGYVEELYNCIPVYTAYTWHNTFNMGDEEHWDQSATEVLAFDIDRGNYWDWNAYGSPFASGTTASNGWESATTSNDSKEKGHAWGFSWYAIRKANIGLENIDLLIDATQEEKDLIEGQLYFFRAWFHFQLMKYWGGLPYVDQVIPVDEPIRIPRLNYQETAEKAAADFQKAADLLPIDWDDTNAGKATLGNNKQRANKIMALAYLGKNLLYAGSPLMNEASGGAAIYDDEYCKRASEALGMALALSESTGRYELANFSEYTQLFYTQNSSGRIPGLKETIFWENTVGAAGRFRWNQINDYIPKDLSQGGYYISPTANYAFFNYGMANGLPINESRDIKEADAESGYDPEYPWKDRDPRFYKDFILDGERCSASESLQENIQFASLYSGGRYRTVNGGRSNLTGLMLTKWKPRLAERNTESTTMANNCTVLSLMRLADVYLMYAEATAVAYGVNSKANSYSLSALNAINVVRNRAGVGSVADKYSTSLEGFMSELQRERAVELAYEGHRFCDLRRWKLLDKPPYTLKQALEFERDPGGLSGAELAEDYQNAKVLNLRLTTIFERHFTSKHYWFPFLRDDINLYPEFQQNPGW; this is encoded by the coding sequence ATGAATTTGAGAATAAAATATATGAAAATGCTTGTTACTACATTGCTTTTAGCAGGCTTATTAGGAATGGTTTCCTGCGAGGATTATTTGGACAAAGCACCCAATAGTGATATTAGCCCGACGGAGCCTTTCGAGAATTTTAGAAATTTTCAGGGATATGTAGAAGAACTGTATAACTGTATTCCGGTTTATACAGCTTACACTTGGCATAATACCTTCAATATGGGAGATGAAGAACATTGGGATCAATCAGCAACCGAAGTATTAGCTTTTGATATTGACAGGGGGAACTATTGGGACTGGAATGCTTACGGGTCACCATTTGCAAGTGGAACTACTGCTTCAAATGGGTGGGAATCTGCAACAACATCAAACGATTCAAAAGAAAAAGGACATGCATGGGGATTTTCCTGGTATGCAATAAGAAAGGCAAATATTGGTCTGGAAAATATAGACCTGCTTATTGATGCCACACAAGAAGAAAAAGATTTAATTGAAGGACAGCTTTATTTCTTTAGGGCTTGGTTTCATTTTCAGTTAATGAAATATTGGGGAGGGCTTCCATATGTTGACCAGGTAATCCCTGTTGATGAGCCTATTCGTATACCTCGTTTAAACTATCAGGAAACTGCGGAAAAAGCTGCTGCTGATTTTCAGAAGGCTGCTGATTTGTTACCAATTGATTGGGATGATACGAATGCCGGTAAAGCGACTCTTGGGAATAATAAGCAGCGAGCAAATAAAATCATGGCCCTTGCATACCTTGGAAAGAACTTGTTATATGCCGGTAGTCCTCTAATGAACGAAGCATCCGGAGGTGCTGCTATTTACGATGATGAATATTGTAAACGGGCATCAGAGGCACTAGGTATGGCTTTGGCCTTGTCCGAATCTACAGGTAGATACGAATTAGCCAATTTTAGTGAGTATACCCAATTATTTTATACGCAAAATAGTAGTGGCAGAATTCCTGGTTTAAAAGAAACTATATTTTGGGAGAATACTGTAGGAGCCGCAGGTCGATTTAGATGGAATCAAATTAATGATTATATCCCTAAAGATTTAAGTCAAGGAGGATATTATATCAGTCCGACTGCAAACTATGCATTTTTCAATTACGGAATGGCTAATGGTTTGCCTATAAATGAAAGTAGGGATATAAAAGAAGCTGATGCAGAATCGGGGTACGATCCTGAATATCCATGGAAAGATAGAGATCCCAGGTTCTACAAGGATTTTATACTTGATGGAGAAAGGTGCAGTGCTTCTGAATCGCTTCAGGAAAATATTCAGTTTGCCAGCCTTTATTCTGGAGGAAGATATAGGACCGTTAATGGTGGACGTTCAAACCTAACAGGCTTGATGCTCACAAAATGGAAACCCCGATTAGCAGAACGAAACACAGAAAGTACAACAATGGCAAATAACTGTACTGTGCTTAGTTTAATGCGATTAGCCGATGTTTATTTAATGTATGCCGAAGCTACGGCTGTAGCATACGGAGTAAATTCAAAAGCAAATTCTTATTCTTTGTCTGCGTTGAATGCAATTAATGTTGTGAGAAACAGAGCTGGGGTAGGGTCTGTTGCGGATAAATACAGTACATCATTAGAAGGTTTTATGAGCGAGTTACAAAGAGAACGTGCAGTTGAACTGGCTTATGAAGGACATCGTTTTTGCGATTTACGCAGATGGAAGCTGCTGGACAAACCTCCATATACATTGAAACAAGCTCTTGAATTTGAGAGAGATCCCGGAGGCTTGTCAGGAGCCGAACTGGCAGAGGATTATCAAAATGCAAAAGTATTGAATTTGCGTCTGACCACTATTTTTGAAAGACACTTTACTTCAAAGCATTACTGGTTTCCATTTTTACGCGATGATATTAATCTATATCCTGAATTTCAACAAAATCCAGGGTGGTAA